The DNA sequence GACCGGCCGCACCGCCCGATCCCCTCGGGCCGGATCAGCCCGGCGGCGGCCCTGGGCGCGGCCGGAGTGCTGACCGCGGCGGGCCTCGCCCTGGCGGCCCGGGCCGGCCGCCCCGCGCTGACCGTCGCCACGGGCCTGGCCGCCACGGTCTGGGCCTACGACCTGCACCTGAAGCACACGAAGGCGGGCCCCGCGGCCATGGCAGCGGCCCGCTCGCTCGACCTGCTGCTGGGCGCGACGGCGACGGCGACGGGGCCCGGAGCGCCGACCGGGGGAGGCCGCCCCGACAACGTTGCCGCAGCGGCGGCCCCGGCAGGGGCCGTACCGGCCCTCGCGACCCCGGCGGCGGCCCGCGGCACGGCGGTGTCGGGACCGGCCCGCGGCGGCCTGACCGCATCCCTGCCCGCCCTGCCCGCCGCCCTGGTGCTCGGGGCCCACACCTACGGCGTCACCGCCGTATCGCGCCACGAGGCGCAGGGCGGCTCCACCGCCACCCCGCTCGCGGTGCTGGCCACGACGACGGGACTCGCGGCAGCGGTGCTGAGGCAGCCCCGGGGACAGGCCCCCGACCGGCCCGGCGCGAGAAGGGCCGAGGCCGACGGCGGCACCGTCGCGCCGCGCCTCGACGCAGGCCCGCTCGGGAAGGTCACCGACCCCGTCCGGCTCCTGGTCATCGCGCTCGCCGGCGCCTACCTCCGTACCGCGGGCCCGCCCCTCCTGCACGCCGCGCTCAACCCGTCCCCGCCCCTCACCCAACGCGCGGTCGGCGGAGGCATCCGGGCCATGATCCCGCTCCAGGCCGCGCTCGCCGCCCGCGCCGGGGCACCCGTCACCGGTCTCGCCGTCATGGGGCTCGTCCCCCTCGCCCGCAGCCTCGCCCGGAAGGTGAGCCTCACATGACCCTCCACCTCGGATACGGCACCAACGGGCTCACCGACCTGCGCATCGACGACGCCCTCGGCCTGCTCGCCGACCTCGGCTACGAGGGCGTCGGCCTGACCCTCGACCACATGCATCTCGACCCCATGGCCCCGGACCTCGCCGAGCGCACCCGGCAGGTCCGGCGCAGGCTCACCTCCCTCGGGCTCCGGGTCACCATGGAGACCGGCGCCCGCTACGTCCTCGACCCCCGCCGCAAACACGGCCCCTCCCTCCTCGACCCGGACCCCGACGCCCGGGCCGCCCGCACCGCCCTGCTGGTCCGCGCCGTCGACGTCGCCGCCGAACTCGGCGCGCACGCCGTCCACTGCTTCAGCGGCATCACCCCGCCCGGCACCTCGCCGGACACCGCGTGGCAGCGGCTCACCGAAGCGATCGCCCCCGTCCTCGAAGCCGCCGACCGGTCCGGCATCCCTCTCGCCATCGAGCCCGAACCCGGTCACCTCCTCGCCACCCTCGCCGACTTCCACCACCTGCGCGGCCTCCTCGGCGACCCGGGACCGCTCGGCCTCACCCTCGACATCGGCCACTGCCAGTGTCTGGAGGACGCGACGCCCCTGGAGTGCGTCAAGGAGTCCGCCCCCTGGCTCCGGCACGTCCAGATCGAGGACATGCGGCGCGGAGTCCACGAGCACCTCCCGTTCGGCGAGGGGGAGATCGACTTCCCGCCCGTGCTCGCCGCCCTGGCCGCATCGGACTACCGGGGCCTCACCGTCGTCGAGCTGCCCCGCCACTCCCACGCGGGGCCCGAGCTGGCCCGCACGTCGATCGACTTCCTGCGCGACGCCATGACACGCGGCACCGCGCCCCAGGGAGCCGCCTCGTGCTGAAGTCCCGCGAGGAACTCGACGCCGAACTCGGCGGGGCCGCCAGGGCCTGGCTCGACGAGGCCCTGGCCGAGGCCGCCCACGACGCGGCCACGCCCCACGCCCCCGGCCGGGCGGCGACCGGCCCGTACACCTCCCCGCCGTGGGAGCTGCGCTACGCCGCCGCCGGCCGGCACTGCGGACCGGAGCACGCCGACTCCGTACGCTCCCTCCTGCTCGTCGAGGCACGCGCCACGCCGCCCTCCGTCACCCGGCTCTACGAACAGGGCACCGCCGCCGAACGCCGCGCCGTCCTGCTCACCCTGCACCGCCTCGACCTCGGCTCCACCGCGCTCCCGCTCGTCGAGGACGCGCTGCGCGCCAACGACACCCGGCTGGTCGCCGCCGCCGTCGGCCCCTACGCCGCCGAGCACCTGGACGCCCATGCCTGGCGGCACGCCGTACTGAAGTGCCTGTTCACCCACGTGCCGGTCGCGGCCGTCGCCCGGCTCGGCGACCGGGCCCGCGGGGACGCCGAACTGGCGCGCATGCTCAGCGACTTCGCCGCCGAACGCACCGCCGCCGGCCGCGATGTCCCCGAAGACCTGCGCACGGTTCTCGCTCTCACCGCCCCGGCCGGCGAGGGCGAGAACCAGGCCCCGCCGACCGCAGCTCCCGCAGCCCCCGCCCCCACGGAGGAGTCCTGATGCGCATCTTCGACCCCCACATCCACATGACCTCCCGCACCACCGACGACTACCAGGCGATGTACGACGCGGGCGTCCGCGCGCTCGTCGAACCCTCCTTCTGGCTCGGCCAGCCCCGCACCTCACCCGCCAGCTTCTTCGACTACTTCGACGCGCTCCTCGGCTGGGAGCCCTTCCGCGCCTCCCAGTACGGCATCGCGCACCACTGCACGCTCGCCCTCAACCCCAAGGAGGCGAACGACCCCCGCTGCACCCCAGTCCTGGACGCGCTGCCCCGCTACCTCGAAAAGGACGGGGTCGTCGCCGTCGGCGAGATCGGCTACGACTCCATGACCCCCGCCGAGGACCACGCCCTGGCGGCCCAGCTCCAGCTCGCCGCCGACCACGGGCTGCCCGCCCTCGTCCACACCCCGCACCGCGACAAGCTCGCCGGTCTGCACCGCACCATCGACGTCATCCGCGAATCGAACCTCCCCCCGGAGCACGTCCTCCTCGACCACCTCAACGAGACAACGGTAAAGGCCGCCACCGACAGCGGCTGCTGGGCCGGATTCTCCATCTACCCGGACACCAAGATGGACGAGGACCGGATGGTCACCATCCTCCGGAACCACGGCACCGAGAAGATGATCGTCAACTCGGCCGCCGACTGGGGAAAGAGCGACCCCCTCAAGACCCGCAAGGTCGCCGACGCCATGCTGAAGGCCGGCTTCACCGAGGACGACGTCGACCAGGTCCTGTGGCGCAACCCGGTCGCGTTCTACGGTCAGAGCGGCCGCCTCCAGCTGGACGTCGCCGCCCCCGATCCACTCCACGAGGGCAACTCCATCCTGCGCGGCGGGGAGTGAGGCGGGCATGCGCTTCCGCCACCCGGACGGCTCCACCGTCCACCTCGCCTACTGCACCAACGTCCACCCCGCCGAAACCCTCGGCGGCGTCCGCGCCCAGCTCCGCGACCACTGCGAACCCGTCCGCCGCCGACTCGGCCGGGACCGGCTCGGCATCGGCCTCTGGCTCGCCCGGGACGCGGCCCGCGCCCTGATCAACGACCCCGCCGAACTCCGCGCGCTGCGCGCCGAACTCGACAGCCGCGGCCTTGAAGTGGTCACCCTCAACGGCTTCCCGTACGAAGGATTCGGCGCCGACGAGGTCAAGTACCGGGTCTACCGGCCGGACTGGACCGAACCCGACCGCCTCGCCCACACCACCGACCTCGCCCGCCTCCTGGCCGCCCTGCTCCCGGACGACACCACCGAGGGCACCATCTCCACCCTGCCGCTCGCCTGGCGCACCCCCTACGACGCCGACCCCGAGGCGGCCCGCGCCGCCCGCGCCGCCCTCACCACGCTCGCCCAGCGCCTCGACGCACTGGCCGAACTGACCGGCAAGTCCATCCGCGTCGGCCTCGAACCGGAACCGGGCTGCACGGTCGAGACCACCGCCGACGCCATCGCCCCGCTCAGGGACGTGGCCCACGACCGGATCGGCATCTGCGTCGACACCTGCCACCTCGCCACCTCCTTCGAGGACCCCGGCACCGCACTCGACGCGCTGACCGCCGCCGGCATCCGCGTCGTCAAGTCCCAGCTCTCCGCCGCCCTGCACGCCGACCACCCCCACCTGCCCGAGGTCCGCACCGCGCTCGCGGCCTTCGCCGAACCCCGCTTCCTGCACCAGACCCGCACGAGCACCGCCGCCGGGCTGCGCGGCACCGACGACCTGGACGAAGCCGTCGCCGGCCGGGCGCTCCCCGACAGCACGCCCTGGCGCGCCCACTTCCACGTACCGCTCCACGCACCCCCGGCGCCCCCGCTGACCTCGACGCTCCCCGTGCTCCGCGACACGCTCACCCGGCTCGTCGGCGGACCCGTGCCCCTGACCCGCCACCTGGAGGTCGAGACGTACACCTGGCAGGCGCTGCCCGCCGAACTGCGCCCCCGCACCCGCACCCAGCTCGCCGACGGCATCGCCGCCGAACTCACGCTCGCCCGCGACCTCCTGGTCGACCTCGGCCTCAAGGAACTGCCATGACCGACGAAGCCGCCCCCGGCCCCACCCCCCTCCTGGTCCTCGACGTCGTCGGCCTCACCCCGCAGCTCCTGGCCCACATGCCGAACCTCCGGGCCATGGGGGAGCAGGGGGCGAAAGCACCGCTCTCCACCGTCCTGCCGGCCGTCACCTGCGCCGCCCAGTCCACCTTCCTCACCGGCGCCATGCCCGCCGAACACGGCATCGTCGCCAACGGCTGGTACTTCCGCGAGCTCGGCGACGTCCTGCTGTGGCGCCAGCACAACGGGCTCGTCGCGGGCGACAGACTCTGGGACGCGGCCCGCCGCGCCCACCCCGGCTACACCGTCGCCAACATCTGCTGGTGGTACGCGATGGGAGCCGACACCGACTGGACGGTCACCCCGCGCCCCGTCTACTACGCCGACGGCCGCAAGGAACCCGACTGCTACACCCGGCCCCCCGCCCTGCACGACGAACTGACCGACAAGCTCGGCACGTTCCCCCTCTTCCACTTCTGGGGGCCCGGCGCCGACCTCGTCTCCTCCCAGTGGATCATCGACGCCACCCGGCACATCATCGCCACCCGCACCCCCGACCTCGCCCTCTGCTACCTGCCCCACCTCGACTACGACCTCCAGCGCTACGGCCCCGACGACCCCCGCTCCCATCGGGCCGCCGCCGACCTCGACCGGGCCATGGCCCCGCTGCTGGCCGACGCCCGCGCCGAGGGGCGTACCGTCGTCGCGCTCTCCGAATACGGCATCACCCGCGTCGACCGCCCCGTCGACATCAACCGCGCCCTGCGCCGGGCGGGCCTCCTGGAGGTCCACACCCAGGACGGCATGGAATACCTGGACCCGATGACCTCCCGGGCCTTCGCCGTCGCCGACCACCAGATCGCGCACATCTACGTACGCCGCCCC is a window from the Streptomyces sp. MMBL 11-1 genome containing:
- the eboE gene encoding metabolite traffic protein EboE — translated: MRFRHPDGSTVHLAYCTNVHPAETLGGVRAQLRDHCEPVRRRLGRDRLGIGLWLARDAARALINDPAELRALRAELDSRGLEVVTLNGFPYEGFGADEVKYRVYRPDWTEPDRLAHTTDLARLLAALLPDDTTEGTISTLPLAWRTPYDADPEAARAARAALTTLAQRLDALAELTGKSIRVGLEPEPGCTVETTADAIAPLRDVAHDRIGICVDTCHLATSFEDPGTALDALTAAGIRVVKSQLSAALHADHPHLPEVRTALAAFAEPRFLHQTRTSTAAGLRGTDDLDEAVAGRALPDSTPWRAHFHVPLHAPPAPPLTSTLPVLRDTLTRLVGGPVPLTRHLEVETYTWQALPAELRPRTRTQLADGIAAELTLARDLLVDLGLKELP
- a CDS encoding EboA domain-containing protein, translating into MLKSREELDAELGGAARAWLDEALAEAAHDAATPHAPGRAATGPYTSPPWELRYAAAGRHCGPEHADSVRSLLLVEARATPPSVTRLYEQGTAAERRAVLLTLHRLDLGSTALPLVEDALRANDTRLVAAAVGPYAAEHLDAHAWRHAVLKCLFTHVPVAAVARLGDRARGDAELARMLSDFAAERTAAGRDVPEDLRTVLALTAPAGEGENQAPPTAAPAAPAPTEES
- a CDS encoding nucleotide pyrophosphatase/phosphodiesterase family protein, which codes for MTDEAAPGPTPLLVLDVVGLTPQLLAHMPNLRAMGEQGAKAPLSTVLPAVTCAAQSTFLTGAMPAEHGIVANGWYFRELGDVLLWRQHNGLVAGDRLWDAARRAHPGYTVANICWWYAMGADTDWTVTPRPVYYADGRKEPDCYTRPPALHDELTDKLGTFPLFHFWGPGADLVSSQWIIDATRHIIATRTPDLALCYLPHLDYDLQRYGPDDPRSHRAAADLDRAMAPLLADARAEGRTVVALSEYGITRVDRPVDINRALRRAGLLEVHTQDGMEYLDPMTSRAFAVADHQIAHIYVRRPEDLEATRAALADLPGIEQLLDDEGKKAHHLDHPRSGELVAVAEKDAWFTYYYWLDDARAPDFAQLVEIHRKPGYDPVELFMDPQDPYVRVKAVSAVARKKLGLRYRMAVVPLDPSPVRGSHGRLPESDDEGPLILCSTPHAFTERVRATEVKSLLLQLAGLH
- a CDS encoding SCO3242 family prenyltransferase, producing the protein MRRRRRALPAVLAAALSVLPAGRRNGFAHGGRTTAAADDRLSGAGGTAPAPDRPEPPRTGRSGEPGAGPGPARPDAGPARGVPRDRLRAWAELLRVSALFSVPGDALAGAAAVGRRPGRGTALAMGASLCLYEAGMALNDWADRDEDAVDRPHRPIPSGRISPAAALGAAGVLTAAGLALAARAGRPALTVATGLAATVWAYDLHLKHTKAGPAAMAAARSLDLLLGATATATGPGAPTGGGRPDNVAAAAAPAGAVPALATPAAARGTAVSGPARGGLTASLPALPAALVLGAHTYGVTAVSRHEAQGGSTATPLAVLATTTGLAAAVLRQPRGQAPDRPGARRAEADGGTVAPRLDAGPLGKVTDPVRLLVIALAGAYLRTAGPPLLHAALNPSPPLTQRAVGGGIRAMIPLQAALAARAGAPVTGLAVMGLVPLARSLARKVSLT
- a CDS encoding sugar phosphate isomerase/epimerase family protein, with the translated sequence MTLHLGYGTNGLTDLRIDDALGLLADLGYEGVGLTLDHMHLDPMAPDLAERTRQVRRRLTSLGLRVTMETGARYVLDPRRKHGPSLLDPDPDARAARTALLVRAVDVAAELGAHAVHCFSGITPPGTSPDTAWQRLTEAIAPVLEAADRSGIPLAIEPEPGHLLATLADFHHLRGLLGDPGPLGLTLDIGHCQCLEDATPLECVKESAPWLRHVQIEDMRRGVHEHLPFGEGEIDFPPVLAALAASDYRGLTVVELPRHSHAGPELARTSIDFLRDAMTRGTAPQGAASC
- a CDS encoding TatD family hydrolase — protein: MRIFDPHIHMTSRTTDDYQAMYDAGVRALVEPSFWLGQPRTSPASFFDYFDALLGWEPFRASQYGIAHHCTLALNPKEANDPRCTPVLDALPRYLEKDGVVAVGEIGYDSMTPAEDHALAAQLQLAADHGLPALVHTPHRDKLAGLHRTIDVIRESNLPPEHVLLDHLNETTVKAATDSGCWAGFSIYPDTKMDEDRMVTILRNHGTEKMIVNSAADWGKSDPLKTRKVADAMLKAGFTEDDVDQVLWRNPVAFYGQSGRLQLDVAAPDPLHEGNSILRGGE